The genomic DNA AGCTCGTCGGGAAACTCCATGATGATTACTCCAACACGATCCGCTCAAGGAAACTCGTGTCTATATTCCCTTCTATGAAATCCTTGTTGGCCATGATGCGCTTGTGGAATGGGATCGTCGTCTTGATGCCTTCGACTATATACTCGTCCAAAGCACGGGCCATTCTCCGGATTGCATCTTCACGCGTCTCTGCATGTACTATCAGCTTTGCGATGAGCGAATCATAGTGAGGAAGCACGGAATAGTTCTCGTAGACGAAAGAATCCACCCGCACTCCAAGCCCCCCCGGAGTATGATAGGCGGTGATCCGGCCCGGGCATGGCGTGAATTTCACCGGATCTTCGGCATTTATACGGCACTCGATTGAATGGCCGTTTATTTTTATATCACTCTGCTTGTACCGAAGCTTCAGGCCGGCAGCCGACCTTATCTGCTCCCTGATGATGTCCACACCGGTCACCATTTCGGTTACGGGGTGCTCCACCTGGATGCGCGTGTTCATCTCCATGAAGTAGAAGTTGTTATCCTTATCGACAAGGAACTCCATGGTACCTGCACTGTTGTAGCCCACTGCACGCGCTGCGCGGGTGGCAGCCTCTCCCATTGTCTTCCTCAGCTCGGGTGTACTCACCGAGGAGGGAGCCTCTTCGATAAGCTTCTGATGCCGACGCTGGATCGAACAGTCTCGCTCACCGAGGTAGATCACGTTACCATGCTTGTCGCCGAGAACCTGAATCTCCACATGACGGGGATTTTGGCAATATTTCTCGATGTAGACTTCAGGGTTGCCAAAGCCCGCTTGGGCCTCGGCACGCGCAGTAGCAAAGGCATTGGGAAGAGCGGCGGGTGAATGAACGATTTTCATTCCCCTGCCTCCCCCCCCGGCAGTCGCCTTTATAATTACGGGAAACCCGATTTCCTTTGCAATCCTTACAGCTTCGTTGACGTCACTCACACCTTCCTTGGTGCCGGGCAGAATGGGCACTCCTTCCTTGATGACGGCCTGACGGGCGCTGATTTTGTCACCCATGAGTCGCATACTCTCTGAGGAGGGGCCGATGAAGGTTATGCCGCAGTTCTCGCAGATTTCGGCAAAAGCTGCGTTCTCCGAGAGAAAACCGTATCCCGGATGAATCGCCTCGGCGTCGGTCAGTTCGGCAGCGCTGATAATGGCATTGATGTTAAGGTAGCTCTGAAGGCTGGGAGCGGGACCGATACAGACGCTCTCATCGGCCAGCTTTACATGGAGCGACTCGCTATCGGCGGTTGAATAGACTGCAACTGTCCTGATGCCTAGTTCCTTGCACGCACGGATAATGCGCAGGGCTATTTCGCCGCGGTTGGCGATAAGTATCTTATGGAACATGTATATCTCCAGGGAAAGAAATCTTTCCGTATCGCTGAAACGTCGCTCCTGCTTTTCGGGCACATGGACCCGTCAGCATGGGCTATGTGCGTTATACGCGCTCGACCATGAAGAGGCTATCGCCGAATTCCACCGGCTGAGCATTTTCCTTCACAATTTTGACGATCTTGCAGCGGAACTCCGCCTCTATCTCGTTCATCAGCTTCATGGCCTCGACGATGCACAGGACCTGCCCCTTCTCGACAATCTGCCCTACCTCCACATACGGGGGTGCATCGGGAGCCGGTGCCCGGTAAAAGGTCCCTACGATGGGGGAGGTTATAGCGTCTCCCTGCTCCTCGACAGGTGTGGCCGCGGAAGCGGACTGCGCCGGTGCTGCAAGGGCAGCGGGAGCTGGAGCGGAAACCGCCTGCGGCATGGCTACGGGCGCGGCAACCTGCACGTATTGAGTCGCGCTTCCCCGCTTGATCCGTATCTTGTCCTCGGCATTCTCCAGCTCGAACTCGCTTATGTCGGTTTCCGTCACCATCTTTATCAGCAACTTGAGATCCTTGATATCCATCCTCTTCTCCTTTCTTCATAACAGAAGGCCCGGAGTCCCGGGCACGCTGTGCATTTCGTCCCTGACCTCAAATGACAATGAGATCCTTGGGCACTTTGCTCAAGACGCGGTAACCGTCAGCTGTAACAATTACCGTGTCTTCTATTCTGACTCCTCCCCATTCGGGGATATAGATGCCCGGTTCAACAGTGATTACCATCCCTTCTTTCAGGACTCCATCGCTCCGGAACGAGACGGTTGGCTTTTCGTGTACCTCCAGTCCAACGCCATGCCCGAGACCGTGCCCGAAACAGGATCCATAACCCTTGCTTTCGATATGGCCGCGCGCTATGGAATCCAGCTCCTTAAGCGCAACCCCCGGCTTTACCCCCGCCAGAGCAAGATCGTGGGCGTCCTTTACGATCGAGTAAATCTCGCGCTGACGTGAATCCGGTTTCCCTATGGCCACCGTCACCGTTTCATCCGAATGATAACCGTCGAAACGGGCGCCGAAATCGAGAGTAACAAGTTCACCGGCGGCAATGACCTTTTCGCTGGCGCGCCCGTGAGGAAGAGCTCCCCTTACACCGGAGGCGACGATAAAATCAAAGGCCTTATCCTCCGCCCCTTTCTGTTTCATCAGAATTTCAAGTGCTAGGGCAACATCCCGCTCAACCGATCCCGGTCTCAGCTGATCCAGAACCTGGATCAACGCCTCGGATGCTATGGATGCACTTCTATCAAGAAGTTCAACCTCTGCCGCATCCTTCAGGAGCCGCAGTTCATCAAGCTCCGAACCTACCGCAACCAGCTCCACCCCGGGGAGAGCGGCGGATAGAGCGTCATGAAACGAGACGGTCATATGCTCCGCCTCGATTCCCAGACGACGGCTACCCGCCTTCTGGACGCATTCAGCTATCCCCTCTACCTTGGACCGATATGTGACGGTGGAGGAGCAAAAAACCTCACGTTCTGCTTGGGTGGTATATCGGGAATCGGTGAGAAACCACCCCTCGTCATGCCGAATGAGCAGTGCGCCATCACTGCCGGTAAAACCCGACAGGTAGCGGATATTCGGCAAATGCAGGAAGAGAAGGGCTTCGACCTCAAGCCTCTCCATGAGGCGCCGGGCCGAAAGGATTCTGTCTTTTAGCATACTAGGGACCTTCTGACAATCCTTTTTTAATATGATTAAAAATGGCCCGAAGCCCCATCAGATAACTATCTACGCCAAATCCGGACACCTGCCCGACAACAACCGGGGCCACGTAACTGCGGGTCCGAAACTCCTCGCGCCGGTGGATGTTTGAGAGGTGCACCTCCACGGCAGGCACAGCAACGGCTGCAAGGGCATCCCGTAATGCGACACTGGTATGGGTGTAGGCAGCGGGGTTGATGACAATTCCATTCACCGAAGAAGCCGATGCGTGTATCTTGTCGATTAGCGCCCCCTCCGAGTTCGACTGAAACGTTTCCACTTCTACGCCGAGTTCGACGGCAAGCTCACTGATTGCTGCATCTATCTCCGCAAGTGTAAGGCTCCCGTATACTTCCGGCTCCCTTGTCCCCAGCAGATTAAGGTTCGGGCCATGCAGCACGAGCAGTTTCATCGCTCCAGTTCCTCCCGAAGCCGAAGCGAAGCCTGCCGAAGCAGAAACCTTCCCTTGCCGGCACTACTGTTCCGATCCGTAACCAGAACGAGAAAAAAATCGCGGTTTACATACCGTATGAGAATCGAAGCCGCTGATGTAGAGATACAGACTTCTTCCATACTACCACACCCAAGGCTCTCGGCGAGATTCCTGGTCTGATTCATGACCGCGACATATTCGACCGCCAGCGCCTGGATATCGAGTGACGACTCCGGCAGGTATTCATCGATAGCGATGCCGTCGCATCCCATTATTACGGCGCCCAGCCCTCCGCCGACCCCATCGACAATATTGCTAAGCGTATCCCGAAACTTCATCTCCGCCTCCTGATTGCCGCCAGCCAGCGTTCCAGGGTCTCAAGGACCTGCGCCTCTTTACCCTTTTCCGGAAGGAGAGCGCCCCCCTCGATCCGTTCTTCCATGGCCCCGCCAGGAGAAGCGTCGACACTGCTTCGGCCCATGGCTGCAGAAAGCTCCTCCGCTCGCCGCTTCATCTGGTGATTTTCCGGATCGGCAGCCAGCAGTTCCGTGTATACCTGCAGCGCAAGCTCTGGCAACCCCTGAGCGGCATATAACTCGGCCACTGTGGCCGTCGCCAGCGGCCCTCCGCCGATTCCCGGAACTACCACCTCGTCGTTCAGTTCTTCTACCGCCATGCCGGAAGAGGGCTCCCCATCCTCCACTACTTCCGTCAGTTCCTCTATTTCTTCCAGGTCATCGGCTTCGGCACCGGAGGGCGATATCAAAGCAGCCTCCGCTGGATGCTCGCCCGCTCCACCAGAAATGTCAGGCCCCCTGGAAAATTCGTCCAGTTCCGAGAGCAGCCGGCGAGCCAGGAGGTTTTCGGGCATCACCTCGACTACCTTGCGGAGGGCCTGCCTGCTCTCCGTATAGAGCCCCTTCTCGAAACAAGCCCTGCCCAGCGCCATGTAGCCACCGATGTAGTCGGGGTGAAGCTCGCACCCTTTCAGCGCCACTTCCAGAGCTTCATCGAGAAGTCCCAGTTTTCGGTATACGTCTGAGAGAGGCGCAAAACAGTATGATTCAGGATCCCGCGCGAGAATATCCTCATATTTTTTGCTGGCAGCCATAAGAGCGGCGGTATCGTTCCCCATGGTCACTCTCCCTTACCTCCGCCATTGAACAGGGGTGAAACGTCGGTGATTCTGGTGATTTCAAAGTCCCCGACCCCCCGGTTGAAAACGAAATTGATCCCTCCATCGCGCACTTTCTTGTCCCGCATCAGGACCTCTCGGTACTCCGCCTCATCGAACCCGGGCAGGTCGGTGGGGAGGCCGAGGGAATGTAGAAGCGCAGCGATCCGGCGCGTATCGTCGCCGGAGGCAAGTCCCAAGGCCTGGGAAAAGCGCGCGGCCTGCACCATGCCAATTGCCACCGCTTCGCCGTGAGAATAGGTACGATAGCCCGTCAACGTCTCTACCGCATGGCCCATCGTATGGCCGTAGTTGAGGACGGCGCGAACGCCGGATTCGGTTTCATCCTGCTCGACTATACCCGCCTTGATGGCACAGCAACGCCTGATCACGAAGAGCAGTGCTTCGCGGTCGCGCGCCAGGAGCCGGTCCGAGTGATTGGTCAAATACTCGAACAGCTCTGCGTCCAGGACAACCCCGTACTTGACTATCTCCCCGAGGCCGCCGCGATACTCTCTGTCAGGAAGGGTGTAGAGTGTCGAGACATCCACAAGCACCAGCCTGGGCTGATAAAAGGCGCCGATGAGGTTTTTCCCCTTCGCGTGGTTGATGCCGGTCTTTCCCCCAACGCTGCTGTCTACCTGGGCCAGCAGTGTAGTAGGCACCTGTATGAAGGGGATTCCGCGAAGATAGGTTGCTGCGGCAAATCCCGCGATATCCCCGACCACTCCACCGCCGAGGGCCAGTATGAACGAGTTCCGCTCCATTCCGAAATCGATGAGAGAATCATAAATGGCATGGAGGCTTGAACTGTTTTTGTATTCCTCCCCATCGGGAATCTCTATGGATGTGACGGCGTATCCCGCCCCGGACAGGGCCGACGCGACGAGCCCCCCATACAGAGCACCGACTGTGGGATTTGTCACCATGGCCACCTTTGTACCAAGGTTCAATTCACGGCAGAGATTCCCGATTCTGTCGAGTACCTCTTCGCCGAACTGTATCAGGTAGCTACGATCTGCCAGACCAACCTGAAGAGAATCCACTCTAGAGTTCCTTATCCTTTATTTTAGCCATACTAAAATTTCTTCTGCGATTGATTCCGGAGCTCTTCCGGTCGTGTCGATACGGACGGCAGCATCTTGGTAGTACTGTTCCCGCTCAGCCAGCATTGCCATGACTTTCTCGGGAGACTTGTCTTCCCGCAGCAGTGGGCGGCCCTCGTCATGACGAAGCCGCTCCACGACTGTCTCGACCGAAGCGGTGAGATTGATGACGATGCCGCTCTCTCGCATGAGACGGCGGTTTTCATCCCGCAACACCACGCCTCCGCCCGTCGCAACAACAAGAGGGTCTTTGGTTGCCAGCTTCCCGAGAGCCTCCTGTTCCCGGTCACGAAAATATGTTTCACCATGACGTGCGAAAATATCGGGTATCGACAAGCCGGAATCAGCTACAATACAGGCATCGAGATCAACGAACCTACGTCCCAGCCGATCGGCCAGGATCCTGCCGACAGTACTCTTCCCAGTCCCCATAAATCCTGTCAGAAAAACATGTTTATCAGAAACTGCGGACATACTGCATGTGCCGTTCGTAAGTTCGGCGAATTTCCGCAACCGAGTCGCCGCCGAATTTCTCGATAAATGCCCCGGCTATCTCCATAGCCACCACTGTCTCGGCCACCACCGCTGCCGCAGGCACGGCACAGATATCGGAACGTTCAACCGTCGCCTCGATAGTTTCCTTGGTAGACATGTCCACTGACCTGAGAGGCTTGTACAAGGTAGGGATCGGCTTCATCGCCGCCCGCAGCACAATCTCTTCGCCGTTGCTGATTCCCCCCTCTATTCCGCCTGCACGGTTGCTCGTGCGGTAGAAACCGCCGCTGCCGGGTCTCTTTTCCGCGATTGCGGGGTCATAGGAGATCTCATCATGAACGCGGGAGCCGGGATTTCGGGATGCTTCGAATCCCATGCCTATCTCAACTCCCTTGATTGCCTGGATACTCATAAGAGCCATGGCAAGCCGGGCATCAAGCTTTCTGTCCCACTGCACATGGCTTCCGAGACCTACCGGTACGCCGGAGACGAAGATTTCGACTACGCCTCCAAGAGAGTCTCCTTCGGCCTTGGCCTTATCTATCAACAGCTTCATTTCCTCATCCACACGCTGATCGTAGGTATAGAGTTCGGAGCGAGCGGCAAGCTCACGCAATTGCGCTAAAGGCGCATCGGGCCGTACGGCCCTGATCCCCCCCAGTTCCGCAACAAAACCGG from Geobacter sp. DSM 9736 includes the following:
- the accC gene encoding acetyl-CoA carboxylase biotin carboxylase subunit, whose product is MFHKILIANRGEIALRIIRACKELGIRTVAVYSTADSESLHVKLADESVCIGPAPSLQSYLNINAIISAAELTDAEAIHPGYGFLSENAAFAEICENCGITFIGPSSESMRLMGDKISARQAVIKEGVPILPGTKEGVSDVNEAVRIAKEIGFPVIIKATAGGGGRGMKIVHSPAALPNAFATARAEAQAGFGNPEVYIEKYCQNPRHVEIQVLGDKHGNVIYLGERDCSIQRRHQKLIEEAPSSVSTPELRKTMGEAATRAARAVGYNSAGTMEFLVDKDNNFYFMEMNTRIQVEHPVTEMVTGVDIIREQIRSAAGLKLRYKQSDIKINGHSIECRINAEDPVKFTPCPGRITAYHTPGGLGVRVDSFVYENYSVLPHYDSLIAKLIVHAETREDAIRRMARALDEYIVEGIKTTIPFHKRIMANKDFIEGNIDTSFLERIVLE
- the accB gene encoding acetyl-CoA carboxylase biotin carboxyl carrier protein, which encodes MDIKDLKLLIKMVTETDISEFELENAEDKIRIKRGSATQYVQVAAPVAMPQAVSAPAPAALAAPAQSASAATPVEEQGDAITSPIVGTFYRAPAPDAPPYVEVGQIVEKGQVLCIVEAMKLMNEIEAEFRCKIVKIVKENAQPVEFGDSLFMVERV
- a CDS encoding Xaa-Pro peptidase family protein → MLKDRILSARRLMERLEVEALLFLHLPNIRYLSGFTGSDGALLIRHDEGWFLTDSRYTTQAEREVFCSSTVTYRSKVEGIAECVQKAGSRRLGIEAEHMTVSFHDALSAALPGVELVAVGSELDELRLLKDAAEVELLDRSASIASEALIQVLDQLRPGSVERDVALALEILMKQKGAEDKAFDFIVASGVRGALPHGRASEKVIAAGELVTLDFGARFDGYHSDETVTVAIGKPDSRQREIYSIVKDAHDLALAGVKPGVALKELDSIARGHIESKGYGSCFGHGLGHGVGLEVHEKPTVSFRSDGVLKEGMVITVEPGIYIPEWGGVRIEDTVIVTADGYRVLSKVPKDLIVI
- the aroQ gene encoding type II 3-dehydroquinate dehydratase, with protein sequence MKLLVLHGPNLNLLGTREPEVYGSLTLAEIDAAISELAVELGVEVETFQSNSEGALIDKIHASASSVNGIVINPAAYTHTSVALRDALAAVAVPAVEVHLSNIHRREEFRTRSYVAPVVVGQVSGFGVDSYLMGLRAIFNHIKKGLSEGP
- a CDS encoding GTPase — encoded protein: MKFRDTLSNIVDGVGGGLGAVIMGCDGIAIDEYLPESSLDIQALAVEYVAVMNQTRNLAESLGCGSMEEVCISTSAASILIRYVNRDFFLVLVTDRNSSAGKGRFLLRQASLRLREELER
- a CDS encoding lipopolysaccharide assembly protein LapB, coding for MGNDTAALMAASKKYEDILARDPESYCFAPLSDVYRKLGLLDEALEVALKGCELHPDYIGGYMALGRACFEKGLYTESRQALRKVVEVMPENLLARRLLSELDEFSRGPDISGGAGEHPAEAALISPSGAEADDLEEIEELTEVVEDGEPSSGMAVEELNDEVVVPGIGGGPLATATVAELYAAQGLPELALQVYTELLAADPENHQMKRRAEELSAAMGRSSVDASPGGAMEERIEGGALLPEKGKEAQVLETLERWLAAIRRRR
- the aroB gene encoding 3-dehydroquinate synthase: MDSLQVGLADRSYLIQFGEEVLDRIGNLCRELNLGTKVAMVTNPTVGALYGGLVASALSGAGYAVTSIEIPDGEEYKNSSSLHAIYDSLIDFGMERNSFILALGGGVVGDIAGFAAATYLRGIPFIQVPTTLLAQVDSSVGGKTGINHAKGKNLIGAFYQPRLVLVDVSTLYTLPDREYRGGLGEIVKYGVVLDAELFEYLTNHSDRLLARDREALLFVIRRCCAIKAGIVEQDETESGVRAVLNYGHTMGHAVETLTGYRTYSHGEAVAIGMVQAARFSQALGLASGDDTRRIAALLHSLGLPTDLPGFDEAEYREVLMRDKKVRDGGINFVFNRGVGDFEITRITDVSPLFNGGGKGE
- a CDS encoding shikimate kinase, which translates into the protein MSAVSDKHVFLTGFMGTGKSTVGRILADRLGRRFVDLDACIVADSGLSIPDIFARHGETYFRDREQEALGKLATKDPLVVATGGGVVLRDENRRLMRESGIVINLTASVETVVERLRHDEGRPLLREDKSPEKVMAMLAEREQYYQDAAVRIDTTGRAPESIAEEILVWLK
- the aroC gene encoding chorismate synthase, with amino-acid sequence MLRYLTAGESHGPQLTAIVEGMPAGVAVTADAIDADLARRQGGYGRGGRMQIEKDRVQILSGVRWGKTLGSPVTLAVTNRDWANWQEKMSVDPSCRDESIRVTRPRPGHADLPGAIKYGHDDVRNILERSSARETAVRVAVGSLAKLFLQEFNITVSGFVAELGGIRAVRPDAPLAQLRELAARSELYTYDQRVDEEMKLLIDKAKAEGDSLGGVVEIFVSGVPVGLGSHVQWDRKLDARLAMALMSIQAIKGVEIGMGFEASRNPGSRVHDEISYDPAIAEKRPGSGGFYRTSNRAGGIEGGISNGEEIVLRAAMKPIPTLYKPLRSVDMSTKETIEATVERSDICAVPAAAVVAETVVAMEIAGAFIEKFGGDSVAEIRRTYERHMQYVRSF